One Microcebus murinus isolate Inina chromosome 10, M.murinus_Inina_mat1.0, whole genome shotgun sequence DNA segment encodes these proteins:
- the PHB2 gene encoding prohibitin-2, with amino-acid sequence MAQNLKDLAGRLPAGPRGMGTALKLLLGAGAVAYGVRESVFTVEGGQRAIFFNRIGGVQQDTILAEGLHFRIPWFQYPIIYDIRARPRKISSPTGSKDLQMVNISLRVLSRPNAQELPSMYQRLGLDYEERVLPSIVNEVLKSVVAKFNASQLITQRAQVSLLIRRELTERAKDFSLILDDVAITELSFSREYTAAVEAKQVAQQEAQRAQFLVEKAKQEQRQKIVQAEGEAEAAKMLGEALSKNPGYIKLRKIRAAQNISKTIATSQNRIYLTADNLVLNLQDESFTR; translated from the exons ATGGCCCAGAACTTGAAGGACTTAGCGGGGCGGCTGCCCGCCGGGCCCCGGGGCATGGGCACGGCGCTGAAGCTGCTGCTGGGGGCTGGCGCCGTGGCCTACGGTGTCCGCGAATCCGTGTTCACCG tGGAAGGCGGGCAGAGAGCCATCTTCTTTAATCGGATCGGTGGCGTGCAGCAGGACACCATCCTGGCCGAGGGCCTTCACTTCAG GATCCCCTGGTTCCAGTACCCTATTATCTATGACATTCGGGCCAGACCTCGAAAAATCTCCTCCCCCACGGGCTCCAAAG ACCTACAGATGGTGAACATCTCCCTGCGAGTGCTGTCTCGACCCAATGCCCAGGAGCTTCCTAGCATGTACCAGCGCCTAGGGCTAGACTACGAGGAACGAGTGTTACCATCCATCGTCAACGAGGTGCTCAAGAGTGTGGTGGCCAAGTTTAATGCCTCACAGCTGATCACCCAGCGGGCCCAG gtATCCCTATTGATCCGACGGGAGCTGACAGAGAGGGCCAAGGACTTCAGCCTCATCCTGGATGATGTAGCCATCACAGAGCTGAGCTTTAGCCGAGAGTACACAGCTGCTGTAGAAGCCAAACAAGTGG CCCAGCAGGAGGCCCAGCGGGCCCAGTTCTTGGTGGAAAAAGCAAAGCAGGAACAGCGGCAGAAGATTGTGCAGGCTGAGGGTGAGGCTGAGGCCGCCAAGATG CTTGGAGAAGCACTGAGCAAGAACCCTGGCTACATCAAACTGCGAAAGATCCGGGCAGCCCAGAACATCTCCAAGACG ATTGCCACATCACAGAACCGAATCTATCTCACTGCTGACAACCTTGTGCTGAACCTGCAGGATGAAAGTTTCACCCGGTGA